From Erigeron canadensis isolate Cc75 chromosome 8, C_canadensis_v1, whole genome shotgun sequence, one genomic window encodes:
- the LOC122610814 gene encoding classical arabinogalactan protein 9-like, with protein sequence MSSKQFLSTLFLLIITTFNSPLSVVAQCPYPCNPPPIAGGSSNMPPPATTLPPPSQTGNYPPPIAVFSPPSNVYPYNPQTPTFYGGAPPSPDPVVPWFPYYYKDPPRNPHKSSAADRLSGSMVVIFLLHVLLSLN encoded by the coding sequence atgtCCTCAAAACAATTTCTATCCACTCTCTTCCTACTTATTATCACAACCTTCAACTCACCACTATCAGTTGTGGCTCAATGCCCCTACCCATGCAACCCACCACCAATAGCCGGTGGCAGCAGCAATATGCCGCCACCGGCTACAACGTTGCCACCGCCATCTCAAACGGGGAATTACCCTCCCCCGATTGCTGTTTTTTCACCACCGTCTAATGTTTATCCTTATAACCCTCAAACACCTACCTTTTACGGTGGTGCACCACCATCTCCTGACCCTGTAGTCCCATGGTTCCCTTATTACTACAAAGATCCGCCACGAAATCCTCATAAGTCGTCGGCGGCTGATCGGCTAAGTGGATCAATGGTTGTGATTTTCTTATTACATGTTCTTCTGTCGTTAAATTAA
- the LOC122610042 gene encoding protein WVD2-like 7 isoform X1, whose amino-acid sequence MAGEIQEPLRLNFQADLLHSGSISFGKFESESLSWERRSIFSHNRYLEEVEKYSKPGSVTQKKAYFEAEFKRKALLRQQSAEGQDGGEVSTSSNNDGHDFDVSGNESPCSSGPSVCNRETEIQQHEKRDVEGLYAECGNATRHPAWFEESPHSLGYDEDAIKQEFDSVNYEFLLATSQDEPVIDMINCPVSVPEHVKLDETHESETENLVVNTEQGSRVTLIDEEIHTDVTSEANDSSITCQSLEMGHDGTSSKDRTIPNDSSITCLTPKKDHDSTGSDPQTVFSLKVQPASKNKVTRPTMKTRAIGDRFQKHVSNEVSNGSMKPKTSDNKGLPVKKTEKKSPRPASPFTGSGLKTSKAEDTTSSKEKEHRLKKSIMKDLRSEKPVKAQIPLSQKSVPGAHMTANRPKPTISSSKLQSIQGAAGFSFKTDQRAENRKEFYMKIAEKMHAKEAEMNQVEAKTREKQAAEMKQLRRSLNFKAKPMPSFYSESTRGSDQHKVILINRTTTQPRPSFQSTPTRAKSASKSSVASSIRPSSATSSTNRIRLSGSVGRNDMSVKKEQDIRIQPRPSSQSMATRDKNTKSSVPSNIRPSSATSSINRIRLSDWRNHVPVKKDQHTPNQPRPSSPSMASRRDENALKSSAPSNMIRPSSATSSTNRIRLLESVGRNHIPANKNEQISYQPRPSSPSMASRRDENAFKSSAPSYMIRPSSATSSTNRIRLSESVGRNNMSANKNEQTPNQPRPSSPSMASRRDKHVFKSFVPSNMIRPGSATSSTNRIRFSESVGRNHIPVEQGKIKDASYKKQKEPELRAIDMVKRHTKGIYIGKSGNLTVC is encoded by the exons ATGGCAGGCGAAATCCAAGAACCGTTACGGTTAAATTTTcag GCTGATCTCTTGCACTCTGGTTCGATCTCATTTGGAAAATttgaatctgaatctttatCATGGGAAAGGAGATCAATCTTTTCACACAATAGATATCTTGAAGAAGTGGAGAAATACTCAAAACCGGGTTCGGTTACGCAAAAGAAGGCGTATTTTGAGGCAGAGTTCAAAAGGAAGGCCCTTTTAAGGCAACAATCTGCCGAAGGTCAAGATGGTGGAGAGGTATCCACAAGTAGCAATAATGATGGGCATGATTTCGATGTATCTGGTAATGAAAGTCCTTGCAGTTCTGGTCCTTCTGTATGCAATAGAGAAACCGAAATCCAGCAGCATGAAAAAAGAGATGTTGAAGGTTTATATGCTGAGTGTGGCAATGCTACCAGGCATCCTGCATGGTTTGAAGAGAGCCCTCATAGTTTAGGATATGATGAAGATGCTATAAAGCAGGAATTTGATAGTGTAAATTATGAGTTTCTTCTTGCTACAAGCCAAGATGAACCTGTAATTGATATGATTAATTGTCCGGTTAGTGTACCTGAGCATGTCAAGCTTGATGAAACACATGAAAGTGAAACTGAGAATTTAGTGGTAAATACCGAACAAGGTAGCAGGGTTACCCTTATTGATGAGGAAATACATACGGATGTCACATCAGAAGCCAATGATTCATCCATTACTTGTCAATCACTTGAGATGGGCCATGATGGTACTAGTTCCAAAGATCGGACAATACCCAATGATTCATCCATTACTTGTCTAACACCTAAGAAAGACCATGATAGTACAGGGTCCGACCCTCAGACCGTTTTTTCTCTCAAG GTACAGCCTGCATCAAAAAATAAAGTTACTAGGCCAACTATGAAGACTCGTGCCATTGGGGATCGGTTCCAGAAACATGTTTCCAATGAAGTATCGAACGGCTCAATGAAGCCCAAAACAAGTGACAATAAAGGTTTACCTGTAAAGAAAACAGAAAAGAAGTCACCCCGACCTGCTAGTCCCTTCACTGGTTCAGgtttaaaaacttcaaaagcaGAG gATACGACAAGTTCAAAGGAAAAAGAGCACCGACTGAAAAAAAG CATTATGAAGGATTTAAGATCCGAAAAACCAGTCAAAGCTCAGATTCCGTTGTCACAGAAGTCTGTTCCCGGAGCACATATGACTGCTAACAG GCCAAAACCTACTATTAGTTCAAGCAAGTTGCAGTCCATTCAGGGTGCTGCTGGTTTCAGTTTTAAGACTGATCAACGGGCAGAAAATAGGAAAGAG TTTTACATGAAAATCGCGGAGAAAATGCATGCTAAAGAGGCTGAGATGAACCAAGTTGAAGCAAAAACAAGG GAAAAACAAGCAGCCGAGATGAAGCAACTCCGAAGAAGTCTCAACTTTAAAGCAAAACCAATGCCTTCTTTTTACAGTGAATCTACTCGTGGTTCTGATCAACACAAG GTTATACTAATCAACAGGACAACAACTCAACCACGGCCTAGTTTCCAATCAACACCCACCCGTGCCAAGAGTGCATCAAAGTCTTCTGTTGCATCAAGCATCAGACCAAGCTCTGCAACTTCATCAACCAACAGGATCCGTCTTTCAGGAAGTGTTGGGAGAAATGATATGTCTGTAAAGAAAGAGCAAGATATACGAATTCAACCACGGCCTAGTTCACAATCAATGGCTACTCGTGACAAAAATACTAAGTCTTCAGTACCATCAAACATCAGACCGAGCTCTGCAACATCATCAATCAACAGGATTCGTCTTTCAGACTGGAGAAATCATGTACCTGTAAAGAAAGACCAACATACACCAAATCAACCACGACCCAGTTCACCATCAATGGCTAGTCGCCGTGACGAGAATGCATTAAAGTCGTCTGCTCCATCAAACATGATCAGACCGAGTTCTGCAACTTCGTCAACCAACAGGATCCGTCTTTTAGAAAGTGTGGGGAGAAATCATATACCGGCAAACAAAAACGAACAGATATCATATCAACCACGTCCCAGTTCACCATCGATGGCTAGTCGCCGTGACGAGAATGCATTCAAGTCGTCTGCTCCATCATACATGATCAGACCGAGTTCTGCAACTTCATCAACCAACAGGATCCGTCTTTCAGAAAGTGTGGGGAGAAATAATATGTCTGCAAACAAAAACGAACAGACACCAAATCAACCACGACCCAGTTCACCATCAATGGCTAGTCGCCGTGACAAGCATGTGTTCAAGTCTTTTGTTCCATCAAACATGATCAGACCGGGCTCTGCAACTTCATCAACCAATAGGATCCGGTTTTCAGAAAGTGTTGGGAGAAATCATATACCTGTAGAGCAAGGGAAGATTAAGGACGCCAGTTACAAGAAACAAAAAGAACCAGAATTAAGAGCTATAGACATGGTGAAAAGACATACGAAAGGCATTTACATCGGCAAATCCGGAAATTTAACAGTCTGCTGA
- the LOC122610042 gene encoding nucleolar and coiled-body phosphoprotein 1-like isoform X2 — MAGEIQEPLRLNFQADLLHSGSISFGKFESESLSWERRSIFSHNRYLEEVEKYSKPGSVTQKKAYFEAEFKRKALLRQQSAEGQDGGEVSTSSNNDGHDFDVSGNESPCSSGPSVCNRETEIQQHEKRDVEGLYAECGNATRHPAWFEESPHSLGYDEDAIKQEFDSVNYEFLLATSQDEPVIDMINCPVSVPEHVKLDETHESETENLVVNTEQGSRVTLIDEEIHTDVTSEANDSSITCQSLEMGHDGTSSKDRTIPNDSSITCLTPKKDHDSTGSDPQTVFSLKPASKNKVTRPTMKTRAIGDRFQKHVSNEVSNGSMKPKTSDNKGLPVKKTEKKSPRPASPFTGSGLKTSKAEDTTSSKEKEHRLKKSIMKDLRSEKPVKAQIPLSQKSVPGAHMTANRPKPTISSSKLQSIQGAAGFSFKTDQRAENRKEFYMKIAEKMHAKEAEMNQVEAKTREKQAAEMKQLRRSLNFKAKPMPSFYSESTRGSDQHKVILINRTTTQPRPSFQSTPTRAKSASKSSVASSIRPSSATSSTNRIRLSGSVGRNDMSVKKEQDIRIQPRPSSQSMATRDKNTKSSVPSNIRPSSATSSINRIRLSDWRNHVPVKKDQHTPNQPRPSSPSMASRRDENALKSSAPSNMIRPSSATSSTNRIRLLESVGRNHIPANKNEQISYQPRPSSPSMASRRDENAFKSSAPSYMIRPSSATSSTNRIRLSESVGRNNMSANKNEQTPNQPRPSSPSMASRRDKHVFKSFVPSNMIRPGSATSSTNRIRFSESVGRNHIPVEQGKIKDASYKKQKEPELRAIDMVKRHTKGIYIGKSGNLTVC, encoded by the exons ATGGCAGGCGAAATCCAAGAACCGTTACGGTTAAATTTTcag GCTGATCTCTTGCACTCTGGTTCGATCTCATTTGGAAAATttgaatctgaatctttatCATGGGAAAGGAGATCAATCTTTTCACACAATAGATATCTTGAAGAAGTGGAGAAATACTCAAAACCGGGTTCGGTTACGCAAAAGAAGGCGTATTTTGAGGCAGAGTTCAAAAGGAAGGCCCTTTTAAGGCAACAATCTGCCGAAGGTCAAGATGGTGGAGAGGTATCCACAAGTAGCAATAATGATGGGCATGATTTCGATGTATCTGGTAATGAAAGTCCTTGCAGTTCTGGTCCTTCTGTATGCAATAGAGAAACCGAAATCCAGCAGCATGAAAAAAGAGATGTTGAAGGTTTATATGCTGAGTGTGGCAATGCTACCAGGCATCCTGCATGGTTTGAAGAGAGCCCTCATAGTTTAGGATATGATGAAGATGCTATAAAGCAGGAATTTGATAGTGTAAATTATGAGTTTCTTCTTGCTACAAGCCAAGATGAACCTGTAATTGATATGATTAATTGTCCGGTTAGTGTACCTGAGCATGTCAAGCTTGATGAAACACATGAAAGTGAAACTGAGAATTTAGTGGTAAATACCGAACAAGGTAGCAGGGTTACCCTTATTGATGAGGAAATACATACGGATGTCACATCAGAAGCCAATGATTCATCCATTACTTGTCAATCACTTGAGATGGGCCATGATGGTACTAGTTCCAAAGATCGGACAATACCCAATGATTCATCCATTACTTGTCTAACACCTAAGAAAGACCATGATAGTACAGGGTCCGACCCTCAGACCGTTTTTTCTCTCAAG CCTGCATCAAAAAATAAAGTTACTAGGCCAACTATGAAGACTCGTGCCATTGGGGATCGGTTCCAGAAACATGTTTCCAATGAAGTATCGAACGGCTCAATGAAGCCCAAAACAAGTGACAATAAAGGTTTACCTGTAAAGAAAACAGAAAAGAAGTCACCCCGACCTGCTAGTCCCTTCACTGGTTCAGgtttaaaaacttcaaaagcaGAG gATACGACAAGTTCAAAGGAAAAAGAGCACCGACTGAAAAAAAG CATTATGAAGGATTTAAGATCCGAAAAACCAGTCAAAGCTCAGATTCCGTTGTCACAGAAGTCTGTTCCCGGAGCACATATGACTGCTAACAG GCCAAAACCTACTATTAGTTCAAGCAAGTTGCAGTCCATTCAGGGTGCTGCTGGTTTCAGTTTTAAGACTGATCAACGGGCAGAAAATAGGAAAGAG TTTTACATGAAAATCGCGGAGAAAATGCATGCTAAAGAGGCTGAGATGAACCAAGTTGAAGCAAAAACAAGG GAAAAACAAGCAGCCGAGATGAAGCAACTCCGAAGAAGTCTCAACTTTAAAGCAAAACCAATGCCTTCTTTTTACAGTGAATCTACTCGTGGTTCTGATCAACACAAG GTTATACTAATCAACAGGACAACAACTCAACCACGGCCTAGTTTCCAATCAACACCCACCCGTGCCAAGAGTGCATCAAAGTCTTCTGTTGCATCAAGCATCAGACCAAGCTCTGCAACTTCATCAACCAACAGGATCCGTCTTTCAGGAAGTGTTGGGAGAAATGATATGTCTGTAAAGAAAGAGCAAGATATACGAATTCAACCACGGCCTAGTTCACAATCAATGGCTACTCGTGACAAAAATACTAAGTCTTCAGTACCATCAAACATCAGACCGAGCTCTGCAACATCATCAATCAACAGGATTCGTCTTTCAGACTGGAGAAATCATGTACCTGTAAAGAAAGACCAACATACACCAAATCAACCACGACCCAGTTCACCATCAATGGCTAGTCGCCGTGACGAGAATGCATTAAAGTCGTCTGCTCCATCAAACATGATCAGACCGAGTTCTGCAACTTCGTCAACCAACAGGATCCGTCTTTTAGAAAGTGTGGGGAGAAATCATATACCGGCAAACAAAAACGAACAGATATCATATCAACCACGTCCCAGTTCACCATCGATGGCTAGTCGCCGTGACGAGAATGCATTCAAGTCGTCTGCTCCATCATACATGATCAGACCGAGTTCTGCAACTTCATCAACCAACAGGATCCGTCTTTCAGAAAGTGTGGGGAGAAATAATATGTCTGCAAACAAAAACGAACAGACACCAAATCAACCACGACCCAGTTCACCATCAATGGCTAGTCGCCGTGACAAGCATGTGTTCAAGTCTTTTGTTCCATCAAACATGATCAGACCGGGCTCTGCAACTTCATCAACCAATAGGATCCGGTTTTCAGAAAGTGTTGGGAGAAATCATATACCTGTAGAGCAAGGGAAGATTAAGGACGCCAGTTACAAGAAACAAAAAGAACCAGAATTAAGAGCTATAGACATGGTGAAAAGACATACGAAAGGCATTTACATCGGCAAATCCGGAAATTTAACAGTCTGCTGA
- the LOC122610815 gene encoding uncharacterized protein LOC122610815, translating to MGDFNTVRDPSKRVNSVFNDSCAQSFNAFIHLNGLLEYTMHGNLFTYVSDNGIKKSNLERILVSPDFMDAWPEAALTALPRSLSDHHPINLATTSLDFGPSPFRFFNSWLSKPGIDDVVSNSLSSGPFWGRPNQILNLKLKHLKSELKTWLNNLKATETAKKIALDDQLESLDTIIDHRDYTDDELALWIDTKEKLITIEHSITKDLHQKSRAKWVSCSDENSRYFHRFINCRKARNIISGLDINGNWHIDPPSIRQVALTFFSNKLREPINDRPKIHCLGLKTLSPDDANLLISPFTLKEIIQAVWDCDSDKAPGPDGLILASSKDIGTT from the coding sequence ATGGGCGATTTCAACACTGTCAGAGATCCCTCAAAGCGTGTTAATTCTGTTTTCAACGACTCATGCGCTCAATCATTCAACGCCTTCATTCATCTCAATGGCTTACTCGAATATACCATGCATGGAAACCTTTTCACTTATGTATCCGACAACGGCATTAAAAAGAGCAACTTAGAAAGGATTCTGGTCTCTCCAGATTTCATGGATGCTTGGCCTGAAGCTGCACTCACAGCCCTCCCCCGGTCCCTCTCTGACCACCACCCTATAAATCTGGCCACCACCTCTTTGGATTTTGGTCCATCGCCATTCAGGTTTTTCAACTCCTGGCTCTCCAAACCTGGCATTGACGATGTTGTTTCTAATAGCCTATCCTCTGGTCCTTTTTGGGGACGTCCCAACCAGATTTTAAACCTGAAACTCAAGCATCTAAAATCGGAGCTCAAAACTTGGTTGAACAACCTTAAAGCCACTGAAACAGCCAAAAAAATAGCTCTGGATGATCAATTGGAAAGCCTTGATACTATTATTGATCACCGTGATTATACTGATGATGAACTTGCTTTATGGATCGACACAAAGGAAAAACTCATCACCATTGAACACTCAATCACCAAAGatcttcatcaaaaatcacgAGCAAAGTGGGTGAGTTGTAGTGATGAAAATTCGAGATACTTCCATCGTTTTATCAATTGTCGAAAAGCCAGGAACATAATAAGCGGGCTGGATATCAATGGTAATTGGCATATTGACCCTCCCTCAATTCGCCAAGTTGCCCTCACCTTTTTCTCTAATAAATTGAGAGAGCCCATCAATGATAGGCCCAAGATCCATTGCCTCGGCCTCAAGACTCTCTCCCCAGATGATGCAAACCTTCTTATATCACCTTTCACCCTCAAAGAGATCATCCAGGCAGTTTGGGATTGCGACAGTGATAAAGCCCCAGGACCAGACGGATTAATTTTGGCTTCATCAAAAGATATTGGGACGACCTGA
- the LOC122610816 gene encoding auxin efflux carrier component 2-like, which produces MIKGNDFYAIVTAMVPLYVAMFLAYGSVKWWKVFTPAQCSGINRFVAIFAVPFLSFHFISMNNPYTMNFHFLLADTLQKLIMLVGLGLWAKFTKTGSFEWVITIFSLSTLPNTLVIGIPLVSAMYGDMSSSLMVQVVVSQCILWYTLLLFFFEFRGAKMLIMEKFPESGHDIASIKVDSDVVSLNNNNNGQDYFLETGAELGEDGKLHVRVRRSNVSRNSIDLISLSGVEIYSLNSSAIQSPRGSNYNNQTDFYAMGRLSNFSPAVDLYSVQWSKGQKEWQSKTSRDEHTFVRSTSAPIRSKAGHPQNGKIEGYNYTYEILLGKDKEGIKHRVDSASEHHHNTTTIPEEGPGKQLPSASVMIRLIMMMVWRKLVRNPNTYASIIGLIWALVSFRWHVKMPNILGKSISLISNTGLGMAMFSLGLFMALQPKMIACGKSKATLAMAVKFVLGPLVMAVAAFIVHLHGTLFRISIVQATLSVGIVPFVFAKEYNVHPTILSTAVIFGMLITVPITICYYIILQL; this is translated from the exons atgatcAAAGGTAATGACTTTTACGCGATCGTGACGGCCATGGTGCCGTTATACGTCGCCATGTTTCTCGCGTACGGCAGCGTGAAATGGTGGAAGGTCTTCACCCCGGCCCAATGCTCCGGAATCAACCGTTTTGTAGCCATATTCGCAGTCCCTTTCCTCTCTTTCCATTTCATTTCCATGAACAATCCGTACACCATGAACTTTCACTTCCTACTCGCCGACACCCTTCAGAAACTCATCATGCTGGTAGGACTCGGCTTGTGGGCCAAGTTCACGAAAACCGGGTCCTTTGAATGGGTCATCACCATATTCTCGCTCTCAACGCTCCCAAACACTCTAGTGATTGGGATCCCGTTGGTGAGCGCGATGTATGGTGACATGTCATCATCATTGATGGTTCAAGTGGTGGTATCGCAATGCATCCTTTGGTACACtttacttcttttctttttcgagTTTCGTGGTGCAAAGATGCTGATCATGGAAAAGTTCCCTGAATCCGGACACGATATTGCTTCCATTAAGGTTGATTCAGATGTAGTttctcttaataataataataatgggcaAGATTATTTTCTCGAAACGGGGGCGGAATTAGGAGAAGATGGGAAACTTCATGTCAGGGTGAGGAGATCGAATGTGTCTAGAAACTCGATAGATTTAATCTCCCTTTCGGGGGTCGAAATCTATAGTCTGAACTCTTCGGCTATTCAATCGCCAAGAGGTTCTAATTACAACAACCAAACAGATTTTTATGCAATGGGGAGGTTGTCGAATTTCAGCCCAGCAGTGGATTTGTATTCTGTTCAGTGGTCGAAGGGCCAAAAAGAATGGCAAAGTAAAACAAGTCGTGATGAACACACCTTTGTTCGGAGCACGAGTGCCCCCATTCGGTCCAAAGCTGGTCATCCCCAAAATGGAAAAATCGAAG gatacaattatacatacgaAATATTATTAGGTAAAGATAAAGAGGGGATCAAACATAGGGTGGACTCTGCGTCAGAGCACCACCACAACACAACAACAATTCCCGAGGAAGGGCCTGGAAAGCAGCTGCCCTCGGCGAGTGTGATGATTcgtttgataatgatgatggtTTGGCGAAAACTTGTTAGGAACCCTAATACATACGCTAGCATTATAGGTCTAATTTGGGCGCTTGTCTCTTTTAG GTGGCATGTGAAAATGCCAAATATACTAGGAAAATCAATTTCGTTGATTTCCAATACTGGTCTTGGAATGGCTATGTTTAGCCTAG GTTTATTTATGGCGCTTCAACCTAAGATGATAGCATGCGGGAAATCAAAGGCCACACTTGCTATGGCGGTGAAGTTTGTATTAGGACCGTTGGTAATGGCGGTGGCAGCTTTCATAGTTCACCTCCATGGTACCCTCTTTCGTATCTCCATTGTTCAG GCTACATTATCGGTGGGGATCGTACCTTTTGTATTTGCCAAGGAATACAATGTTCATCCGACAATTCTTAGTACCGC GGTTATATTTGGAATGCTGATAACGGTTCCTATAACTATATGCTACTACATCATTCTCCAACTCTGA
- the LOC122580543 gene encoding tetratricopeptide repeat protein 27 homolog: MAEQILRTYELRLLQCTLSPPQTQTQAQIPISNHPLQTSIETLIQSIESGQYSKTLTLEFAPFLTNPSFSVTDFINSLETHQKDSIFRLFSVIPLAVSAFLGFVQSNVTGPPVTLPPLFSNLGKDDLEIWARNEVMSSGSDLLGKFLNLEYFVFAKLLLLQVRDYLKENEKDVIFQTVSLWLARVLLVQQKMLDGHSSVLFEKLQELGNETLDHLGNLEKVSKYWLGVEEWVLREVVSMVHLELGIIGFRYGRVDSSKARLELAEKVSGLSISVSGSLGYRTVHQVDPKAQRRLIVDGSGFRNGVSDDASSTNGVSDGNGSQHDQQVHEVSDVLLTPRFIGQTNEGSESLSPVQQALILAQCLLIEKNTPHDVMQRWDMAPYIEAIDSQPSSLFIIRCICDLLRIRWEKTRSRTKERTILMMDKLVQSVYESSPEVTERMRCCFGVDLPTIPTLRKEYADLLVSCGLIGEAVKIYEDLELWDNTIFCYRLLEKKAAAVELINTRLLERPNDPRLWCSLGDVTNKDLYYEKALEISENKSVRAKRSLARSAYKKGEYEKAKLLWESAMAINSMYPDGWFALGAAALKARDVDKALDAFTRAVQLDPDNGEAWNNIACLHMAKKRNKEALIAFKEALKFKRDSWQMWENYSQVAADIGNFSLALEATQKVLSMTNNKRIDVKLLDSIMLEIEGKNNEHVESIVNGVGELQLGKTRETEHLTELIGKVLQQIAKSGGGGEIWGLFARWHKLKGDLTMCSEALLKQVRSYQGSELWKDKERFVKFAQASLELCNVYVEIGARDGGRRELSAAEMHLKSTIKQAALRFSDTDEYMSLQTLLESVQAMLQASSVTSA; encoded by the coding sequence ATGGCGGAACAAATCCTTCGCACCTAcgagcttcgtcttcttcaatGCACGCTTTCACCCCCCCAAACTCAAACCCAAGCCCAAATCCCCATTTCCAATCACCCCTTACAAACTTCAATCGAAACCCTAATTCAATCAATTGAATCAGGCCAATattccaaaaccctaaccctTGAATTCGCTCCCTTTCTTACAAACCCGTCATTTTCAGTCACAGATTTCATCAATTCGTTAGAAACCCACCAAAAAGATTCAATCTTTAGGCTATTTAGTGTAATCCCACTTGCAGTTTCTGCCTTTTTGGGTTTTGTTCAGTCAAATGTTACCGGGCCGCCTGTAACGCTTCCTCCGTTATTTTCGAATCTTGGTAAAGATGATTTGGAAATTTGGGCTAGAAATGAGGTAATGTCTTCCGGGTCTGATTTATTAGGAAAGTTTTTGAATTTGgaatattttgtttttgctaaattattattgttacaagTTAGagattatttgaaagaaaatgagaaagATGTGATTTTTCAGACGGTTTCGTTGTGGTTAGCTAGGGTGTTGTTAGTTCAACAGAAGATGCTTGATGGGCATTCCTCGGTTTTGTTTGAGAAGTTACAGGAGTTGGGTAATGAGACTTTGGATCATTTAGGTAATTTAGAGAAAGTGTCGAAATATTGGCTGGGGGTTGAAGAATGGGTTTTGAGGGAGGTTGTGTCTATGGTGCATTTAGAATTGGGGATTATTGGTTTTAGGTATGGACGTGTTGATTCTTCAAAAGCGCGTCTTGAGTTGGCTGAGAAAGTGTCTGGGCTTTCTATTTCTGTTAGTGGTTCGTTGGGTTATCGGACTGTGCATCAGGTGGATCCGAAAGCACAGCGTCGTCTTATTGTTGATGGTTCAGGCTTTAGAAATGGGGTTTCTGATGATGCGAGCTCTACAAATGGTGTTTCTGATGGTAATGGTTCTCAGCATGATCAGCAGGTTCATGAAGTGTCTGATGTGTTGTTGACTCCGAGATTTATAGGACAAACTAATGAAGGTTCTGAGAGTTTGAGCCCGGTCCAACAAGCATTAATTTTGGCACAATGTCTTTTAATTGAGAAAAATACTCCTCATGATGTAATGCAGAGGTGGGATATGGCGCCATATATAGAGGCAATTGATTCACAGCCATCTTCGTTGTTCATTATTAGATGTATTTGTGACTTGTTACGTATAAGATGGGAGAAAACCCGTAGCAGAACTAAGGAGCGCACTATTTTAATGATGGATAAATTGGTTCAAAGTGTTTATGAATCTTCTCCTGAAGTAACAGAGCGAATGCGTTGCTGTTTTGGTGTTGATTTACCTACTATTCCTACTCTTCGTAAGGAATATGCAGATTTGTTGGTTAGTTGTGGGTTAATAGGTGAGGCTGTGAAAATCTATGAGGATCTTGAGCTATGGGATAATACGATATTTTGTTACCGTTTATTGGAAAAGAAAGCTGCTGCTGTAGAATTAATAAATACCCGTCTTCTGGAACGACCCAATGACCCAAGATTATGGTGTTCACTTGGCGATGTTACAAACAAAGATTTATACTATGAGAAAGCATTGGAAATCTCAGAAAACAAGTCAGTAAGGGCAAAACGGTCACTTGCACGAAGTGCATACAAGAAAGGGGAATATGAAAAAGCGAAACTCTTATGGGAATCTGCTATGGCGATAAATTCTATGTACCCAGACGGGTGGTTTGCGCTTGGTGCTGCTGCTTTGAAGGCTCGGGATGTTGATAAAGCATTGGATGCTTTTACACGTGCTGTTCAGCTTGATCCTGATAATGGTGAGGCATGGAATAATATTGCTTGTTTGCACATGGCCAAAAAGCGAAATAAGGAGGCATTAATTGCTTTCAAGGAAgccttgaagttcaaaagagaTAGCTGGCAGATGTGGGAGAATTACAGTCAAGTTGCAGCAGATATTGGCAACTTCAGTCTTGCGTTGGAAGCAACCCAAAAAGTGTTGAGTATGACTAACAATAAAAGAATCGACGTTAagttattagatagtataatgCTTGAAATTGAAGGGAAGAACAATGAGCATGTTGAATCTATTGTAAATGGTGTTGGAGAATTACAATTAGGAAAAACACGAGAAACTGAGCACTTAACGGAGTTGATTGGTAAAGTTCTGCAGCAAATTGCCAAAAGTGGAGGAGGGGGAGAAATTTGGGGATTGTTTGCAAGGTGGCATAAACTGAAAGGAGACCTCACAATGTGCTCAGAAGCGTTATTAAAGCAAGTAAGATCATACCAAGGGTCTGAACTGTGGAAAGACAAGGAACGGTTTGTGAAGTTTGCTCAAGCCTCTTTGGAACTCTGTAATGTTTATGTAGAAATTGGTGCACGCGATGGTGGGCGTCGAGAACTTTCTGCGGCCGAGATGCATCTCAAAAGTACTATTAAACAGGCTGCTTTGAGGTTTTCAGATACCGATGAATACATGAGCCTCCAAACTCTTCTTGAAAGTGTGCAAGCAATGTTACAGGCTAGTTCGGTAACTTCTGCATAA